From the genome of Lotus japonicus ecotype B-129 chromosome 6, LjGifu_v1.2, one region includes:
- the LOC130724874 gene encoding F-box protein SKIP19-like, producing MRLLKCWEISDKRLREVLKKLPSLEEFEISFSHLLPTKDKCWTYIVGLLDKCCVHLKVLKFNMKEQKSSNMMVRHLLLQKPCLNYVISNFWETGSSMNNEGLLSILDGCPHLESLDLHARSNVDLSRSLKERC from the coding sequence ATGCGGCTTTTGAAATGTTGGGAAATTTCAGATAAGCGATTGAgggaggttttgaagaagcttccATCGTTGGAGGAGTTTGAAATTTCATTCAGCCACCTGTTACCGACTAAGGACAAATGTTGGACTTACATCGTTGGACTTTTGGACAAATGTTGTGTACATTTGAAAGTGCTGaaatttaacatgaaggaacagAAAAGCTCAAATATGATGGTGAGGCATTTGCTATTGCAAAAACCATGCCTCAACTATGTCATTTCCAACTTTTGGGAAACAGGCTCATCAATGAATAATGAAGGCTTGCTTTCCATTCTTGACGGATGTCCTCATCTTGAATCTCTTGATCTGCATGCTCGTTCTAATGTTGACTTGAGCCGAAGTTTGAAGGAAAGGTGTTGA